The following are from one region of the Phycisphaerales bacterium genome:
- a CDS encoding type III pantothenate kinase, giving the protein MTQDPDRTPAPPAALLVVGNTRARTASYADGAVHHSASHAATDAAAIADALAPFLDDHHGAPLLIASVNQPAAQAAAGALSAHTEHVAYAGKEFAVPLVTAATRPDRVGIDRLLCCLAAFRMAEQACIVIDAGTAITVDFIDGQGTHHGGAIAPGVGAMLAGLNSAAPALPKLSAADAFAISIPEAEPWGRDTEPAMALGVKQAAIGLVHGLVDRFALAYGGYPRVIATGGDALPLFENDEIVEHVVPDLQLAGLARAYEAMVNADEDDDG; this is encoded by the coding sequence ATGACCCAGGACCCGGATCGCACGCCCGCCCCACCCGCCGCTCTCCTGGTCGTGGGCAACACCCGCGCCCGGACCGCAAGCTACGCCGACGGGGCCGTCCACCACTCGGCTTCACACGCAGCCACCGACGCCGCGGCCATCGCCGACGCGCTCGCGCCCTTCCTGGACGATCACCACGGCGCTCCGCTTTTGATCGCCAGCGTCAACCAGCCAGCCGCCCAGGCCGCCGCCGGGGCGCTCTCGGCGCACACCGAGCACGTTGCGTACGCGGGCAAGGAATTCGCCGTCCCGCTGGTCACCGCTGCGACCAGGCCCGATCGCGTGGGCATCGATCGACTCCTCTGCTGCCTGGCTGCCTTCCGCATGGCCGAGCAGGCATGCATCGTGATCGACGCCGGTACCGCCATCACGGTCGACTTCATCGACGGGCAGGGCACCCACCACGGCGGCGCCATCGCCCCGGGCGTGGGAGCGATGCTCGCCGGCCTGAACTCCGCGGCGCCAGCGCTTCCGAAGCTGAGTGCCGCCGACGCGTTCGCGATCTCAATTCCTGAGGCCGAACCCTGGGGACGCGACACCGAGCCCGCCATGGCTCTTGGCGTAAAGCAAGCCGCCATCGGGCTCGTGCACGGCCTGGTGGATCGCTTCGCGCTCGCCTACGGAGGCTACCCACGCGTCATCGCGACCGGCGGTGACGCCCTCCCGTTGTTCGAGAACGACGAGATCGTCGAGCATGTCGTGCCAGACTTGCAACTGGCCGGCCTTGCGCGCGCGTACGAAGCGATGGTGAACGCCGATGAGGACGACGACGGCTGA
- a CDS encoding peptidylprolyl isomerase, translating to MTREDLWPLLAERAGAAGLEAIALDRAVAREADRAGVQVDENDLKAERAIVERALAGVGLTDRQQRGRIVAEARARRGWGPTWFEGLLRRNALARKLTRDDAAAPTEADIARLYEVLYGARREVRVLVMASEREVARHRAEVAAALAQSRASGEARFMMLATRHSSDVSASRGGLLDPVGRFDATYPDAFREAVFETAVGTLTPVIALDEGFAVAYVVNERSADQAPPESVRGELIERLELDAEQRAMAALFERLRAAMRVEPLDESLQWSWENQVR from the coding sequence GTGACCCGCGAAGACCTCTGGCCGCTGCTGGCCGAGCGAGCTGGGGCTGCCGGGCTCGAGGCCATCGCCCTTGATCGAGCCGTGGCGCGCGAGGCTGACCGCGCGGGCGTGCAGGTCGACGAAAATGACCTGAAGGCGGAGCGTGCGATCGTGGAGCGCGCGCTGGCGGGTGTTGGTCTGACCGATCGGCAGCAGCGCGGCCGCATCGTGGCGGAGGCGCGGGCGCGACGTGGGTGGGGACCCACGTGGTTCGAAGGCCTGCTCCGCCGCAATGCCCTGGCGCGCAAGCTGACGAGGGATGACGCTGCCGCCCCGACCGAGGCCGACATCGCCCGGTTGTATGAGGTGCTCTATGGCGCGCGGCGCGAGGTGCGGGTGCTGGTCATGGCCAGCGAGCGCGAGGTTGCCCGCCACCGAGCCGAGGTTGCCGCGGCGCTCGCACAGTCGCGAGCGTCGGGCGAGGCGCGATTCATGATGCTGGCAACCAGGCACAGCAGCGACGTCTCGGCCTCACGCGGCGGATTGCTTGACCCCGTTGGACGGTTCGACGCAACGTACCCCGATGCGTTCCGTGAGGCCGTCTTCGAAACCGCCGTGGGCACGCTGACGCCGGTGATCGCACTCGACGAGGGATTCGCGGTGGCGTACGTCGTGAATGAGCGTTCGGCGGATCAGGCGCCGCCCGAATCGGTGCGTGGCGAGTTGATCGAGCGATTGGAACTGGACGCCGAGCAGCGCGCAATGGCGGCCTTGTTTGAGCGGCTTCGGGCCGCGATGCGTGTCGAGCCGCTGGATGAGTCGCTCCAGTGGAGCTGGGAAAACCAGGTCCGCTGA
- a CDS encoding type II secretion system protein, which yields MLPTSRLHRLGNRPGFTLIELLVVIAIIALLISVLLPALGEARKSARLAICMGNMKQFGFATGTYAADYQDRQWGFTWNDSNDCAQSEFGDLRAAANPMQAAANQAIDILRRRATRDDMPRVTGWIPYVYYSHLVVNDYLAQKLPEKMVVSPADRDRLNWQEDPENFFDQNYWFPRQPTASSRNKRWPYSSSYQLVPAGYDRTANPGDRVRQASAHYSYGSTSRTKLGDVRLTAVDSPAQKAQMHDAEGRHFGKEPIWTGYDQCRQPVLAWDGSCIVRLSQDFNLGWIPTSPTSSQYTRISYQPRAWEAPTFTGATSDITPGKLRWTRGGVKGIDFGGTEIDTGQY from the coding sequence ATGCTGCCAACCTCAAGGCTGCACCGGCTCGGGAACCGCCCGGGCTTCACCCTCATTGAGTTGCTGGTGGTCATCGCGATCATCGCTCTGCTGATCAGCGTCCTGCTGCCCGCCCTTGGCGAAGCCCGCAAGTCGGCCCGCCTGGCCATCTGCATGGGCAACATGAAGCAGTTCGGCTTCGCGACGGGTACGTACGCCGCCGATTACCAGGATCGCCAGTGGGGCTTCACCTGGAACGACAGCAACGACTGCGCTCAATCGGAGTTCGGCGATCTGCGGGCGGCGGCCAATCCGATGCAGGCCGCGGCCAACCAGGCCATCGACATCCTGCGCCGCCGAGCGACCCGCGACGACATGCCGCGTGTCACCGGCTGGATCCCCTACGTCTACTACAGCCACCTCGTCGTGAACGACTACCTCGCCCAGAAGCTGCCCGAGAAGATGGTCGTCTCGCCCGCCGACCGCGACCGCCTGAACTGGCAGGAAGATCCGGAGAACTTCTTCGATCAGAACTACTGGTTCCCGCGCCAGCCCACGGCCTCGAGCCGCAACAAGCGCTGGCCGTACAGCTCCAGCTACCAGCTCGTGCCCGCAGGGTACGACCGCACCGCCAACCCGGGAGATCGCGTTCGCCAGGCGAGCGCCCACTACTCCTACGGCAGCACCAGCCGCACCAAGCTGGGCGACGTGCGCCTGACCGCCGTCGACAGCCCGGCCCAGAAGGCCCAGATGCACGACGCCGAGGGACGCCACTTCGGAAAGGAGCCCATCTGGACCGGCTACGACCAGTGCCGCCAGCCCGTGCTCGCCTGGGACGGCTCGTGCATCGTGCGTCTGAGCCAGGATTTCAATCTCGGCTGGATTCCCACCTCGCCGACCAGTTCGCAGTACACCCGCATCAGCTACCAGCCCCGCGCGTGGGAGGCCCCCACCTTCACGGGCGCCACGTCTGACATCACGCCCGGCAAGCTCCGCTGGACGCGTGGCGGCGTGAAGGGCATCGACTTCGGCGGCACCGAGATCGATACCGGCCAATACTAA